Genomic segment of Serinicoccus hydrothermalis:
CGGCGGTGCTCAGCAGGGTGCCGGTGACCAACGGCGCGATGCCGCCGGCGAGCAGGGCGTTGAAGACCAGCGTCGCGAAGGAGGCCATCGAGGCCGCCGCGCCCCGCGCCTCCGGGAAGAGGTCGAGCATCGCCAGCTGCTGCAGCGGGAAGGCCACGCCGATCGCCACCCCCATGAACCCCGGGCCGACGACGGCCCACGGCAGGCTCGGCGCCAGCCAGCACAGCACGACGTTGACCAGCACCCCGCCGAGCAGCACCGCCATCGTGCCGTCGACCATCCGCCGGGGGTCGACCCGCCCCGCCAGCCGGTTGGTGAGCATCGACCCGGCCACCATGCCGCCGATCATCGGCACGAAGAGCATCCAGAAGTCCTGCTCACCCTTGCCCAGGAGGTCGACGACCACGATCGGGGCGCCGACGACATACAGGAAGTAGGCGGCGAAGACGAAGGCGGAGGAGAGCGCCAGCCGCTGGAAGGCGCGCGACCGGGCCACGCCCCACAGCGACCCCACCACCGAGCCGACCCGCAGCGGCGTCCGCGCCTCGGGCGGGTGCGTCTCCGGCAGCACCACCGCGGTGAGCACGGCGGCCGCGACGCCGTAGACCGCGACGAACCAGAAGATCCAGTGCCACGGCCCGAGGCGCAGGATCTCCCCGCCGATGACCGGCGCGAGCGCCGGGGCGATGGCAAAGATCATCATCACCCGGGCCATGAGCTTCTGCGCCTCGGCGCCGGAGAAGAGGTCGCGGATGACCGCCCGGCTGACGATCGTCGCCGCCCCGGCGAAGAGGCCCTGCACCACCCGCGCGGCGAGCAGCACGCCGAAGGACGGCGCGAGCGCGCAGACGACCGAGGCGAGGGCATACCCGATGAGCCCGCCGATCATCACCGGCTTGCGGCCCAGCGCGTCCGAGATCGGGCCGTGGAAGACGCTCATGACGGCGAAGCTGAGCAGGTAGATGCTCGTGATCTGCTGCAGCGCCGTCGCGTCGACCTCGTAGTCGCGCCCGATCGCCTCGAAGCCCGGGAAGACCGTGTCGATGGTGAACGGGCCGATCATCGCCAGCGCGGCGAGGGTCGTGGTGACCAGCAGCGTCGCCCGCTTCGGGTATGCCGGTGCGCCGGTCTGCGGCTGCGGCGGGCTGGCGGTCACCTCATCACGGTAGCCGCGCGGGCGGGAGGCGGCATCAGCGGGCGGGCCGGGGGTCCGGCGGCTAGCATCGGTCCGCGAGGGCGCGGCCGCGGACGGCTCCGGCGCCCTCTCCTCATGACCCCAGCAGCAAGGAGAGCCCGTGAGCGTCGCCGGTATGGGAGCCATCCCGATGGAGGGCGGCTACGCCTTCCGCGTGTGGGCGCCGAACGCGTCCGCGGTGAGCGTCGTCGGCGACTTCAACGGGTGGGACGCGCAGGCCCACGGCATGGAGTCCGAGGGCAACGGGCACTGGTATGCCGAGGTGTCGGGCGCGCAGATGTGGCAGCAGTACCAGTACCTGCTGACCCACGACGGGCAGAGCTTCCACCGCATCGACCCCCGCGCGCTCGCGGTGACCAACTCGGTCGGCAACGGCCTGCTCTACGACCACGGGGCCTTCGACTGG
This window contains:
- a CDS encoding multidrug effflux MFS transporter — encoded protein: MTASPPQPQTGAPAYPKRATLLVTTTLAALAMIGPFTIDTVFPGFEAIGRDYEVDATALQQITSIYLLSFAVMSVFHGPISDALGRKPVMIGGLIGYALASVVCALAPSFGVLLAARVVQGLFAGAATIVSRAVIRDLFSGAEAQKLMARVMMIFAIAPALAPVIGGEILRLGPWHWIFWFVAVYGVAAAVLTAVVLPETHPPEARTPLRVGSVVGSLWGVARSRAFQRLALSSAFVFAAYFLYVVGAPIVVVDLLGKGEQDFWMLFVPMIGGMVAGSMLTNRLAGRVDPRRMVDGTMAVLLGGVLVNVVLCWLAPSLPWAVVGPGFMGVAIGVAFPLQQLAMLDLFPEARGAAASMASFATLVFNALLAGGIAPLVTGTLLSTAATSAGFAVLGAGLWAWHRRATAGEVPAG